ATCAGCTTTAGAAGGAATAAGTGATCCTGAAACGAAAAGAAAAACCATAGGACGCATCTTTATTGAAGTGTTTGATGATGAAGCAGCGAAAGTTGAAAACGCGAAATGGCTAGCTCAAGGAACAATATACCCTGATGTAATTGAATCAGTTTCTGTAAATGGAGGACCTTCTGCTACAATTAAGAGTCATCATAATGTAGGTGGATTACCTGACTTTATGAAACTAAAAGTAGTTGAACCATTACGTATGATTTTTAAAGATGAAGTAAGACGTGTTGGAGCCTCTATGGGAATTGATAAGGAGTTATTAGGAAGACATCCGTTTCCTGGACCGGGATTAGCAATTCGAATTTTAGGAGATATCACTTCAGAAAAAGTTCGTATTTTGCAGGAAGTAGATGCTATTTTTATAGACGGATTAAAGGAAAGCGGTTTATACAATAGTGTTTGGCAAGCAGGAGCTATTTTATTACCTGTCAACTCAGTAGGAGTTATGGGGGATGAAAGAACTTATGAAAAAGTAGTAGCATTAAGAGCTGTTGAAAGTACTGATGGAATGACCGCTGATTGGGTAAATTTACCTTATGAGTTTTTACAAAAAACATCAAATAAAATTATAAATAACGTTAAAGGTGTAAATAGAGTAGTTTATGACATTAGCTCTAAACCACCTGCAACAATTGAGTGGGAATAAATTCATAAACATTTCGTTTTTGGTTTAATAAAAGTTATATGAGTAAAATAAAATTTTGGGCTATCACATGTGTTTTAGCAATTCTAGTTTCTTGTAGTCAACAGAAAAGATACATCTCTTATAAAGTTAAAGAGGGAGAATCTATGAGAGATATTGCAGAACGAATTAATGTTAAAACTGAAGATTTAGAAAGACTAAATCCAGATGTTGGAGACAATCCTGCAGCTAATAGCACAATCGTAATTCCTAATCCAGAATTTAAAAAGACTATACCTTTAATTCAGGAAACTGATGAAGATAAAGGTGAAGTTACAGAAACTGATAATACACAAGATGAACCAACTACAGAGGAGGATAAAGTGAAAACAGCACCTGATTCTACTCAAATCGTAAGAACAGTGTATGAGTACAAAACTCATATTGTACAACCTGGTGAAACGGTTTATCGATTAACTAAAACTTATAATATATCCAAAAGTGAGTTAATAAAACTGAATCCTGAATTTCCAAAAATTAAGGACAATCTTTTAAGTGTTGGACAAGAACTAAAGGTAAAAGTTGCCGAGAAAAAGGTAATTTATATATCCAGAGAAGAAGACCTTAAAAACCATGTTACTCATACGGTTAAACCAAAAGAAACTATTTATAGTTTAACTCGTTTTTATAATATCACAAAAGAGGAACTAATGAATTTAAATCCTGAGTTCCCAGAGTTAAAAGATAATAGTTTATCTATTGGTCAAATATTAAGAATTCGACCTTTAGAAGAAGAGTTAACAACAGATAGTAGTTCAATTTATATTGATACAATTGCTGTAACAGATCCTATAAAAGTTGCTTTCTTACTTCCATTTAAAGCTCGTGAGTATGATACTATAGCTTCGGAAGATATTTTTGATGTAAGAAAATCTAGTAGCAGTGCGAGAGTTGCAAATATGGTTACTGATTTTTATTTAGGAGCTGAAATGGCTTTAGACTCAATCAAAGCTAATGGTATTAACGTTGATGTTTCGGTTTTCGATACTGGAAACAGAGGTAAATTAGTTGAGAAAATTCTAAAAGACGATAAGCTTGATGATAAGGATGTAATAATAGGTCCATTTTATTCAAATCAAGTTGAAAAAGTCGCAGAAGACGTAAATAGTCCTGTTGTTTTCCCTCACTTTTCAAAAAGTCAGGATGATTTTTCTTCTTCTAGAATAATAAAATCAGCTCCAGATAAAGAAACTCATAGTAATTTCTTAATTCAGTATTTGAATGAAATATACAATGGTGAAACAATTTTTATTGTTAGTGACGGAAAGGAGCAATCGAATGAGCAGTTAGAATATCTGGAAAAGGAGTTTAAGAAAAACGACTCTATTAAAAATATTTTTACTTTAAAACCAGAAAAAGGGTATATAAAGAAAGAACGATTCACAGATAACATGAAACCTAACGTTCATAACTGGGTAATATTAACATCTGACGTAAAGTCTCATATTGCTGATGCTATCAATAGTATGGTTGTCCTTCCCGAAGATGTAAGTGCGCAAGTATTTACCATAGATAAAACGGCAGCTTTTGATGGAATTAACAACAATACCTTAGCTAGAATAGGTTTTACTTTTGTTACAGATAATTTTTCAGATGAAAATGACAGCAACCTCCAAAGTTTCGTCCGAAAATATCGTAAGAGAAATAAGGATGTGCCTACCGAATATGCAATTAGAGGTTTTGATTTAACCTATGATGTATTGATTAGATTGGCTTCTGGTGAAGACTTAACTGATACTTATAAAGAAGGAGTATCAATGCGATTAGAAAACAAATTTGATTTTAGTAAAAAGTTATTTGGATCAACTAGTAATAATGGATTATTTATTGTTCGTTACAATAATGACCTAACTCTTGAGAGATTAAAATAGCACTACAATTAAACAACAAATAAATAAAAAGCCGATATAGTAATTATATCGGCTTTTTATTTATTTCTCATACATTTCCTTGTAATATTTTAAATAATCTCCACTGGTAACGTTTTTAACCCAGTCTTGATTATTTAGGTACCATTTTACAGTTTTCTCTATTCCTTCTTCAAACTGTAATGAAGGCTCCCATCCCAATTCATCTTTTAATTTTGTAGAGTCTATAGCATACCTGTAATCATGCCCTGCTCTGTCCTTCACAAAAGTTATTAATTTATCCGAAGTTCCTTGAGGATTACCTAAAAGTTTATCCACGGTTTTAATTAGAACTTTAACAAGGTCAATATTCTTCCATTCATTAAAACCACCAATATTATACGTATCTCCTAATTTCCCTTCATGAAAAATTAAATCTATGGCTCTAGCATGATCTTCTACAAACAACCAATCTCTTACATTCTTACCCTCACCATAAACCGGTAACTCTTTATTTGTACAAATATTATTTATAAAAAGAGGTATTAATTTTTCTGGAAATTGGAATGAACCATAATTGTTCGAACAATTCGAAATTACAATTGGTAATTTATATGTATCATGAAAAGATCTCACAAAATGATCAGAAGAAGCCTTAGATGCAGAATATGGAGAATGTGGATCATAAGCAGTTTTCTC
This genomic window from Tenacibaculum sp. 190524A05c contains:
- a CDS encoding LysM peptidoglycan-binding domain-containing protein encodes the protein MSKIKFWAITCVLAILVSCSQQKRYISYKVKEGESMRDIAERINVKTEDLERLNPDVGDNPAANSTIVIPNPEFKKTIPLIQETDEDKGEVTETDNTQDEPTTEEDKVKTAPDSTQIVRTVYEYKTHIVQPGETVYRLTKTYNISKSELIKLNPEFPKIKDNLLSVGQELKVKVAEKKVIYISREEDLKNHVTHTVKPKETIYSLTRFYNITKEELMNLNPEFPELKDNSLSIGQILRIRPLEEELTTDSSSIYIDTIAVTDPIKVAFLLPFKAREYDTIASEDIFDVRKSSSSARVANMVTDFYLGAEMALDSIKANGINVDVSVFDTGNRGKLVEKILKDDKLDDKDVIIGPFYSNQVEKVAEDVNSPVVFPHFSKSQDDFSSSRIIKSAPDKETHSNFLIQYLNEIYNGETIFIVSDGKEQSNEQLEYLEKEFKKNDSIKNIFTLKPEKGYIKKERFTDNMKPNVHNWVILTSDVKSHIADAINSMVVLPEDVSAQVFTIDKTAAFDGINNNTLARIGFTFVTDNFSDENDSNLQSFVRKYRKRNKDVPTEYAIRGFDLTYDVLIRLASGEDLTDTYKEGVSMRLENKFDFSKKLFGSTSNNGLFIVRYNNDLTLERLK
- the rfbB gene encoding dTDP-glucose 4,6-dehydratase, encoding MNNILITGGAGFIGSHVVRLFVNKYPDKNIINLDALTYAGNLENLKDIETSENYTFVKADICDFDTVDSIFKQYKIDSVIHLAAESHVDRSIKDPLSFARTNVMGTLSLLQAAKTNWNDDLKGKLFYHVSTDEVYGSLGDDGFFTEKTAYDPHSPYSASKASSDHFVRSFHDTYKLPIVISNCSNNYGSFQFPEKLIPLFINNICTNKELPVYGEGKNVRDWLFVEDHARAIDLIFHEGKLGDTYNIGGFNEWKNIDLVKVLIKTVDKLLGNPQGTSDKLITFVKDRAGHDYRYAIDSTKLKDELGWEPSLQFEEGIEKTVKWYLNNQDWVKNVTSGDYLKYYKEMYEK